The window GTAAACCACCAACTTTCCATTTATCTCCTTTGAGCCGTCCTGTTTGTGAACTATGTTTTTTAGTCCCGCATCGGCATATATCCTGTTTTTATTCATATGAGATATTATCATGCCGTTTCCGTCCATGATAAAGGTTTCCAGCGGAAGATTTGTATTTGAGTGTGAATAGAATCTGGCGACAACATCCTCTGAAACGGATATACCCAGAATCCCTATAGGCTGTCTTATTCTATATATATCAAATATAGGCCGATAAACGGATAGTGTATATTCTTTATTTATAACAGGGTCTTTCCTGAAACTTGTTCTCATTGGACTACCTGTTACATCGGGTTTGGATAAATATCCTATACCCGTTGAAAAGTCAGACTTATTTCCAGCTTTTGTGGGTCCAAGATATAACTCTTTACCATTGAGAAGTTTATAAACATATACGTACAGTATATTTCTTTTTGAACCAAGTATGTTTGACATCAACTTGTATACATCGTCAACCTTTTCAGTAAACTCCAGATTATCTTTATCAGCGTTCGACAGATATTCCTGAAGACTCTTATCATTAATAATGTTATCCGGTGTACTCTCAATATTTTTAAGATAGTCCTCCAGGTTCAGTGTGTTCTGCTCCAGTTGCTGCATTGTCATGTTCTTTGCCTGCTCTTTTATTGAGCGACTTGTAATTGTATATGAGAAAGCAACTATAATCAAAACTGTGATACATATCGTTATTACAATAAAATACGTAATTTTTGATCGGAATGTCAAATTTCTTATTGTTTTTTTTACTGACTGTAACAACCAATTTTTCATATCCTCACCTGTTACTGATTATAGTATTGTTTAGTAATCTTTTCCAATTGCTCAGCAGCTTTTTTGGGATCTTCACCTCCGAATATACGTCGGGAAAGGGTTAAATGAGCTTCCGACAGTTTCGGAGGAAGGTACTGGTCATACCAGAATTGAACATTTGGAGAGTGATTTATATAATCCAATATTTCATTAATCAAAGGATTTTCTATATCCAGATCCTTGACAGGCGGTATTTTCCCTGCAACTATACGCTTCTTTACTGCAGTATCATCAATTAAGTACTTTATAAGCTCAAAGGCTTTATCAGGATATTCGCAGGAACTGGCAACGGAGTAATAATTGTCTCCCAGTGTTCCTATAGTATTACGGGGATCACCTTTTCCCCCTGTAATAGAAGGGAATGGAAATACTCCTATCTTATCAACAAAATCAGGTTTTTCATACCTGACATTGCTTATAAACCAACTACCCGCCAATGACATACACGCTGAATTATTATACAAAAGATTTCTGGAATCCCCGGCATCTTCATCCATCCAGTTGAAGCCCTTTGGGAAAGCCCCCATGTTTACAAGCTCCTGCACCATTTTTCCGGCCTTGACAAATACATCGTTATCAAAGGAGCCCTTATTTTTTCTGTTTGCTGCATTGTCGAAAACGGATGGCCCACCAAGTCTGTCTACAAAATACATGTAGAACATGGACCCCGTCCAAGCGGTCCTGTTTGCAAGTGCAAATGGGATATACTGATGTTGTTTAAGTTTAATTATTATGTCCTTGAGCTCATCAAAAGTCTTTGGTTCAGATAACTTCAAGGCATTAAAAATGTCTTTGTTATAAAATATGAGTGCAATTGCCATGTTTTCAACAGGAACACCCCATATTCCATTATCATCGGTAACCATCTTTAACGCCTTGTCATTAAACTTATAACTGTAATTGTCAGCCTTCATATATTTTTCAAGATTTACTACTCCACCAATACTTATATATTGCTTTAAAATTCCACCGGACCAGGTGGGAAAAACGTCCGGCATTTGATTAGTTGCCACACAAACAGACAGCCTGTTCTTGTACAAGTCGTTGGGTATGAGTTCATGTACTACCTCAAAATTACTGTTATCCTTTTCAAATCTGTACACAGAATCAGCAATTACCTGATTTACAGATGAATCCCCCTGTATGGTATATAAAGTCAATTGTTTTTTAGAAGGGTTTGTCTTAACCAGCACGTTATCTCCGTCATAAAAGCACCCGGATATAATTAGTACAATCATCAGTATAATAAGGGCTTTAAATATTTTTTTCATATTATACCTCATTAGTTAATTTATAGCCTTATTATATACCATCTGGAGGTTTCTGTCTGTAGAAAACTACTGTAACTTTACCTTGTATATTGTAAGCTCTATCCTTTGACTGCACCAGCCATCATTCCCTTTATTAGTTTATCCTGACCAATGGCAAAAGCAAGAATCATAGGCAATGCGCATAAGGTCAAAACAGCCATAATCATTGGTATATTAGCATTATACTGACCCTGATACTCCCATATTGACAGAGGAAGCGTACGGCTTTTTTGTGATTGAGTAAGTACAAGTGCAAAGCTGAACTCATTCCACATGTTAACACTGTTGTATATGGCAAGCGTTGCAAGTCCCGGCTTTGAAAGAGGAGCTATAATACTGAAGAAGGTGCGATACTTACCGCATCCGTCAATTTCGGCGGATTCTTCCAGTTCTTTTGGAATTTGTGCCATAAAACCTGTAAGTATAAACACCGATATTGGCAGATTAAAAGCTGTATATGGACCAATAAGTGCAAATACTGTATCATACAGATTCATTTTTTGGGTAAGCTGGAATACCGGAATCAAAGTTACATGTATAGGTACAGCCATTGCAGCAACTATTATTCCGAAAAGAGGCTTGTTAAGTTTAAATTTAAATCTTGAAAAAGGATATGAAGCAAACAGCGATGTAAATAATATCAATACTAATGATACTCCAACTACAAATATACTATTAAACAGGTACTTGTAAAAATCACCTTCAATAACCTTGTTAAAGTTCTGCAAATACAGGCCTTTAGGCATTG of the Ruminiclostridium papyrosolvens DSM 2782 genome contains:
- a CDS encoding extracellular solute-binding protein, coding for MKKIFKALIILMIVLIISGCFYDGDNVLVKTNPSKKQLTLYTIQGDSSVNQVIADSVYRFEKDNSNFEVVHELIPNDLYKNRLSVCVATNQMPDVFPTWSGGILKQYISIGGVVNLEKYMKADNYSYKFNDKALKMVTDDNGIWGVPVENMAIALIFYNKDIFNALKLSEPKTFDELKDIIIKLKQHQYIPFALANRTAWTGSMFYMYFVDRLGGPSVFDNAANRKNKGSFDNDVFVKAGKMVQELVNMGAFPKGFNWMDEDAGDSRNLLYNNSACMSLAGSWFISNVRYEKPDFVDKIGVFPFPSITGGKGDPRNTIGTLGDNYYSVASSCEYPDKAFELIKYLIDDTAVKKRIVAGKIPPVKDLDIENPLINEILDYINHSPNVQFWYDQYLPPKLSEAHLTLSRRIFGGEDPKKAAEQLEKITKQYYNQ
- a CDS encoding carbohydrate ABC transporter permease, producing MKKKFKVGKIVVALLALIWLAIAGAPFYFMVASAFKEQFEIFTSGVFAMPKGLYLQNFNKVIEGDFYKYLFNSIFVVGVSLVLILFTSLFASYPFSRFKFKLNKPLFGIIVAAMAVPIHVTLIPVFQLTQKMNLYDTVFALIGPYTAFNLPISVFILTGFMAQIPKELEESAEIDGCGKYRTFFSIIAPLSKPGLATLAIYNSVNMWNEFSFALVLTQSQKSRTLPLSIWEYQGQYNANIPMIMAVLTLCALPMILAFAIGQDKLIKGMMAGAVKG